One Bubalus bubalis isolate 160015118507 breed Murrah chromosome 10, NDDB_SH_1, whole genome shotgun sequence genomic window carries:
- the LOC102402602 gene encoding male-enhanced antigen 1 — MAAVVLGGDTMGPEHIFPNQTEEVGPHQGPTEGTGDWSSEEPEDEQEETGAGPAGYSYQPLNQDPEQEEVELAPVGDGEDVVTDIQDRIQALGLHLPDPPLESEDEDEQGAIALNNHSSIPMDPEHVELVKRTMAGISLPAPGVPAWAREISDAQWEDVVQKALQARQASPAWK, encoded by the coding sequence ATGGCAGCAGTAGTTCTAGGGGGCGACACCATGGGTCCTGAACATATCTTCCCCAATCAGACTGAGGAAGTGGGGCCACATCAGGGCCCCACGGAAGGCACTGGGGATTGGAGCAGTGAGGAACCAGAGGACGAACAAGAGGAAACAGGGGCAGGACCAGCTGGCTACTCCTACCAGCCTCTGAACCAAGATCCTGAACAAGAGGAGGTGGAACTGGCACCAGTGGGGGATGGAGAAGATGTAGTTACTGATATCCAGGATCGGATCCAGGCCCTGGGGCTTCATTTGCCGGACCCACCACTAGAAAGTGAGGACGAAGATGAGCAGGGAGCTATAGCATTGAACAACCACAGCTCTATTCCCATGGACCCAGAACATGTAGAGCTGGTAAAAAGGACAATGGCTGGCATAAGCCTGCCTGCGCCAGGGGTTCCTGCCTGGGCTCGTGAGATATCAGATGCCCAGTGGGAAGACGTGGTACAAAAGGCCCTCCAAGCCCGGCAGGCCTCCCCTGCCTGGAAGTGA